Part of the Prunus dulcis chromosome 8, ALMONDv2, whole genome shotgun sequence genome is shown below.
TATATGAATAACTAAATTCTAAGGTCTAAACTAGAGATCATATACACCATCTATCCAGCCAACGAAAAAATAGAACAGAAGTTAGCATCACACCTTCACTACAGATAGATATGAATCTGTAAAGGCAACGTACTTCCCCACCATGGCAATCCTCACCTGCAAATATCAACAGATTATCATCGGATGAAtcgaaaaataaaagagataatgttccaaaatagAGCATTGCACATTTATCTAATAACACTCACAGAATTTGTGAGATTATGTAAGTCTCTGCCATCTTGGTCCAATCTCTTAAATCAGGAGGCATAGCAATGCTGAAACAGAACATTAAACACCAGTAAGTTAACATAGCCAACCTTCCTGTAATCTATATATGTAGCATTTCGAGCATCACAATGAATCACAAATGTAGTCTATAATCACAATTGCAGTCAttagggagggagagagagcacAAATATCAACTAAAGGAGTCCAAGTCAGGCATAATTCTACGTAGAGATTGCTTTGTTCTCATTACACAGGAAGAATTTTAAACAGGCTGATGCTAATTATCAGTCCAGAACCAAAATTGAAGCCTTAAATCTGAAGTAAACGGTGAAACTTACCTTAGTAAATTCAGTTGTTGAAGAATTGAATGATGAGCATTTTGGTTCTGAACAGCAACGTGTCAAACAATAGTTAGAACAAAACTTTAgacaaaatgtaaaataagtATTTAAGCCTGCAAGGAGACAGAATTGTTACTTAACCCACCCTAAGTAAGAGAGGAATGTGCCAAATGTTTGGTACATCATGGATATTGAGAATATTACCAGCCtgtaagaaaacaaaaatgaaaatataaaacttgtaatcaagaaaacaaagtttgatGAGAAAAAGCCCAAATAGAATTAATTCAGCAACTTACTGCAACATGACACAATTGTGAAAGTTTCTCCTTCGTATTTTCCAATAATGGCTGCAAgtcacacaaaaaaacaaaaaaaataatctccACCAAATTTAATCTTGACGAAATAATGATAGAATAAAATAGAAAGGGAGTCACGTGGCCAGACTGCACCAATATGAGGTGTCCACGCAAGACTTAAATGGGACCTAATGAAAGTTCTAAGGCTAAATTTATCTGCTTATTTGACTTGTGTGAGTGTAAGAACAAGATATATGAAAAGAAGTACCTGCGCAGAGCGACATGCTAATAGATGAGGAGTCAAGCCTAATCCTCTTAGATCCCGCACACTATGTTGGGTAGGCTTTGTTTTCTACATGAACGCACACAGACACATACACAAAGAGAGCAAGAGTCAGTCACCcagaaaaaaagatgaatcAAATTCTTCAAAAGATATAGTCAACTTTAATATCTAAGATTACAAACTACTATGAGGAACTAATGAAGAAACATAACATTCAATAGTTAAGTACAATGTCTTACTTGCTCTCCAACAACACCCAGTATCGGGATCAGGCTCACATGAATAAGACAGAAGTTTTCTTGCCCTGAGGAAAGAATTAAATCCACATAAGCAGTTATCATTAACACAATGAAAGTTCAAATCCAAGTGGATATCAACTCCGTATGGAAATAATTGGTTACTTTTAGTTCTGGATATCCCACATTCCATTACATCTATACACCGGAAAAAGCAGAGCAGCAAGCTCTCGATGAAGTTTAAACAGTGGAAGTATATTAAGTTTAGCGCTCATAACATATTGGACCAACAATCTAAACATGTCCTTATTAGATCTCACTGCATATTCCTACGGCAGTAATTGGATAATCTATTTTGACCACACAACATAAAAACATAATCACCAATCTAAATCAAGCATGTGGGCGAAGAAATGATCTCATAAATAGAACCATTAAAATTCCTCAAAAAACAGCATACACCACAACCTTACCAACTGAAAAAGACAATTGGCGCAGAGCCTCAATGAATGGCCTGGATTCAATGTCacctaagaaaaaagaaaatagttaGCTCTTGCACATAAacacagagaaagaacaatGAGTCATATAAAGTATCTATGTTTTAACTATCACTTACCCACAGTCCCACCCAACTCTATAACACAAACATCTGCAGGGCCTTCTTTTCCATCGACGGGAATGAGAGAAATTGATTCGACCCAGGTCTTAATGGCATCAGTGATGTGTGGAACAACCTAAATCGACTCAAACATGGCAGGAAGCCAGTCATCAGTAGTGCaagtgataaaaaaaataaaaaaaaaaaaagttatgacTCATTAacatttgtaattttgtatcATCACCTGAATAGTCTCTCCAAGGTAATCGCCTCTCCGCTCCTTATCCAGGACAGACtgatttcaaaaataaaaatgaggaacccattaaaataaaaaaatcaacatttcATGAAGGGGAGATGGAGACACATCCCTATTAGGAAAATATAAGCCCACACCTGATATATCTTCCCAGTGGTAATGTTGTTGTCCCTAGTAAGAGTGACATCTAGGAATCGTTCATAGTTGCCGAGGTCTAAATCAACCTATTACGATTAAAGTTTAAACTCAGGCTCAGCAGCAGCATAAACCATAAAGATAGTATTTCAGAGGCGAGGTGAAGTATTACGTACTGTCTTGGCACTGGTTAagtgtatgataaatatttaaacaaaaaaaaggaaaaaaagtcCAAAGCGAAATACCTCTCCACCATCATCGAGAACAAAAACCTCGCCATGTTCAAAGGGAGACATGGTGCCAGCATCTGTGTTCAAGTACGGATCTGCAAATTGTTGAACCAAAATCaatttaatagagaaaaaaattgaagcatTTATAGTAGATATAGTAAGAAAGAAAgcgaaaaaagaaagaagaagaagaaaaccgATTTTGATGGAGGTGACGCGAAGGCCACAGGCTTTGAGGACGACGCCGATACTGCTGGCAGTGACGCCTTTGCCCAGCCCACTCACCACACCACCTGTTACCAAAACGTACTTCATTCTATCCTACTCTTCCTgcctcacacacacacactctctctcgctctcactctctcacaGTCTCTGTGTGTGTCTGGCTGCAGAATTGAATTTGGAGTTGTAAacgttttgttttgttttgtaggcGAAA
Proteins encoded:
- the LOC117636665 gene encoding LOW QUALITY PROTEIN: CTP synthase (The sequence of the model RefSeq protein was modified relative to this genomic sequence to represent the inferred CDS: inserted 1 base in 1 codon), with amino-acid sequence MKYVLVTGGVVSGLGKGVTASSIGVVLKACGLRVTSIKIDPYLNTDAGTMSPFEHGEVFVLDDGGEVDLDLGNYERFLDVTLTRDNNITTGKIYQSVLDKERRGDYLGETIQVVPHITDAIKTWVESISLIPVDGKEGPADVCVIELGGTVGDIESRPFIEALRQLSFSVGQENFCLIHVSLIPILGVVGEQKTKPTQHSVRDLRGLGLTPHLLACRSAQPLLENTKEKLSQLCHVAAGNILNIHDVPNIWHIPLLLRNQNAHHSILQQLNLLSIAMPPDLRDWTKMAETYXNLTNSVRIAMVGKYVAFTDSYLSVVKALLHACVACSLKPSIDWIAASDLEDDSATLTPEAHAAAWETLKNAACVLVPGGFGDRGVKGMILAAKYARENNVPYLGICLGMQISVIEFARSVLSLERADSTEFDEHTPNPVVVFMPEGSRTHMGRTMRLGCRRTLFQTPDCITSKLYHNSEYVDERHRHRYEVNPDVIGILEEAGLKFVGKDDSGRRMEILELPSHPFYVGVQFHPEFKSRPGKPSALFLGLILAATGQLETYLDRHPNTS